One genomic region from Saprospiraceae bacterium encodes:
- a CDS encoding ribonuclease H family protein yields the protein MAKKQKYYVVWEGMSPGVYDDWKKCEAQVKNFQGARYKSFDSSEEALAAYRLGPFKGNNPTSIVKTRDFSAIVKDSIVVDAACEGNPGILEYQGVDLHNGTKLFHQGPFPEGTVNIGEFLAIVHALAWLQKKDRPKTTIYSDSITGISWVKNKRIKTNLVRTRKNEDLFQLVDRAINWLQANRYSNPVVKWETESWGENPADFGRK from the coding sequence ATGGCTAAGAAACAAAAATACTATGTTGTTTGGGAAGGAATGAGTCCAGGAGTATATGATGACTGGAAAAAATGTGAAGCCCAGGTGAAAAATTTTCAAGGTGCGAGATATAAATCGTTTGATTCTTCAGAAGAGGCGCTTGCGGCATATCGGCTCGGGCCTTTCAAAGGCAACAATCCTACATCCATCGTTAAAACTCGTGACTTTAGTGCGATCGTCAAGGATAGTATTGTCGTCGATGCTGCCTGTGAAGGCAATCCGGGGATCCTCGAATACCAGGGTGTTGACCTGCACAATGGTACCAAATTGTTCCACCAGGGTCCTTTCCCTGAGGGCACCGTGAATATTGGAGAGTTTCTGGCTATAGTCCACGCTCTGGCATGGCTTCAAAAAAAAGATCGCCCTAAAACGACCATTTATTCTGACTCGATAACAGGAATAAGTTGGGTAAAAAACAAAAGAATTAAAACCAATCTTGTTAGAACCAGGAAAAATGAGGACCTTTTCCAGTTAGTCGACAGGGCTATCAACTGGCTACAAGCAAATCGATATTCCAATCCTGTTGTAAAATGGGAAACCGAGTCCTGGGGCGAAAACCCTGCTGACTTTGGAAGGAAATAA
- a CDS encoding TatD family hydrolase, giving the protein MFIDTHAHLYSSEFDQDRLPMIDRAFAADITSIYIPNVDLDTIDLMHEGCEYSEKLFPMLGLHPCSVTENYRTVLETMYKRFDQNTYYGIGETGIDLHWDPSTLEFQIEAFKLQCAWAVEFGLPVIIHSRAATSLVIETLEQLTTRPSKGIFHCFGGSIEEINRINSLGDYGFGIGGVLTFKNAGLAEILPHIPMNKIVLETDAPYLAPAPFRGKRNEPAYLPLVAAKMGVILNKSVEEIGSMTTANAMRIFQQGSMRIMPFMQSNTR; this is encoded by the coding sequence ATGTTTATAGACACCCATGCACACTTGTACAGCTCAGAGTTTGATCAGGATAGGTTACCAATGATTGACAGAGCTTTTGCAGCAGATATAACTAGTATTTATATACCCAACGTTGACTTGGATACCATTGATTTGATGCATGAAGGGTGCGAATATTCTGAAAAATTATTTCCTATGTTGGGACTTCATCCATGTAGTGTCACGGAAAACTACCGTACCGTCTTAGAGACTATGTATAAAAGATTCGATCAAAATACTTACTATGGTATAGGCGAAACAGGTATTGATCTGCATTGGGATCCATCCACGTTGGAGTTTCAAATCGAAGCGTTTAAGCTCCAATGCGCCTGGGCGGTTGAGTTTGGATTGCCTGTCATCATTCACTCCCGAGCTGCTACTTCTCTGGTGATTGAAACATTGGAACAATTGACCACCAGACCCTCGAAAGGTATCTTCCATTGTTTTGGGGGAAGTATTGAAGAAATTAATAGGATTAATAGCCTGGGCGACTATGGATTTGGTATTGGGGGAGTCCTAACTTTTAAAAATGCAGGATTAGCAGAGATATTGCCTCATATACCTATGAATAAAATAGTGCTGGAGACAGACGCTCCATATCTAGCGCCTGCTCCTTTTCGTGGCAAACGAAATGAACCAGCTTATCTTCCCCTGGTCGCTGCTAAAATGGGTGTGATTTTAAATAAGTCTGTAGAAGAAATTGGATCGATGACCACAGCCAATGCAATGAGAATATTTCAACAAGGATCTATGAGGATAATGCCGTTTATGCAATCTAACACGCGCTAA
- a CDS encoding MotA/TolQ/ExbB proton channel family protein, with translation MRKIALLFTLVVIAMLVVNVDLMAQDAVAAPSTGFQMLKEKFIEGSWEWMVPILFVLILGLAFCIERVITLNVATVNTDKLLSKIDDRLQSNDVEGAIEVCKATPGPAASTLLEGLRHAEKGPEAVEKAISAFGGMQMSLLERGLVWISLFIALAPMLGFLGTVVGMVAAFDRIEAAGDISPSIVAGGIKVALLTTIFGLISAIILQIFYNYIVTKIDSITHKMEESSIGLVDILSKNKIFK, from the coding sequence ATGCGAAAGATTGCTTTACTTTTTACTCTTGTAGTGATTGCCATGTTGGTTGTCAACGTTGACCTGATGGCCCAAGATGCTGTAGCCGCTCCTTCAACAGGATTCCAGATGTTGAAAGAAAAATTCATTGAGGGAAGCTGGGAATGGATGGTGCCAATACTTTTTGTATTGATTTTAGGACTTGCTTTTTGTATCGAACGAGTTATTACACTCAACGTAGCGACTGTCAATACTGACAAACTACTTTCTAAAATTGATGACAGATTGCAATCAAATGATGTAGAAGGTGCTATTGAAGTATGCAAAGCTACTCCAGGACCTGCAGCCTCCACTTTATTGGAAGGTTTGAGACATGCAGAGAAAGGGCCTGAAGCTGTTGAAAAAGCTATATCTGCTTTTGGTGGTATGCAGATGTCCTTGTTGGAAAGAGGTTTGGTTTGGATTTCACTCTTTATTGCACTTGCTCCGATGCTCGGATTCTTGGGTACTGTTGTGGGTATGGTGGCCGCATTTGACCGTATAGAAGCTGCTGGTGACATATCTCCTTCAATTGTAGCCGGGGGTATCAAAGTGGCATTGTTAACTACGATCTTTGGTCTTATTTCAGCTATTATTTTGCAGATTTTTTATAATTATATTGTTACTAAAATCGATTCAATTACCCATAAAATGGAAGAGAGTAGCATCGGTTTGGTAGATATCCTTAGTAAGAATAAGATTTTTAAATAG
- a CDS encoding biopolymer transporter ExbD — translation MAKKTRQSPEINASSMADIAFLLLIFFLVTTNIVEDKGVLVRLPVWSEEPPEDLELNTRNVFSVLVNAQDQLLVRGEPVKIEELKVRAKEFIMNPSKRADLAESTTEAIISLKNDRGTHFKQYLGVYNELKAAYSELWNEEAQKRFRKESVEDCTKEQQNEIRKFIPFVLSEAEPTSYGDEK, via the coding sequence ATGGCTAAGAAAACTAGGCAGTCCCCGGAAATCAATGCCAGCTCTATGGCGGATATTGCTTTCTTGTTGTTGATTTTCTTTCTTGTGACTACCAATATTGTGGAAGATAAAGGAGTCTTAGTGAGACTTCCTGTATGGTCCGAAGAACCTCCAGAAGACTTGGAATTAAATACAAGGAATGTATTCTCCGTTTTAGTAAATGCCCAAGATCAATTATTGGTTAGAGGCGAACCTGTTAAAATCGAAGAGCTTAAAGTAAGAGCAAAAGAATTCATAATGAATCCTTCAAAAAGGGCTGATTTAGCAGAATCTACCACAGAAGCCATCATCTCATTAAAAAATGATCGGGGTACACATTTTAAACAATACCTTGGAGTTTACAATGAATTGAAAGCTGCTTATTCAGAATTATGGAATGAAGAAGCACAAAAAAGATTTAGAAAAGAATCCGTAGAAGATTGCACAAAAGAACAGCAAAACGAGATCAGGAAGTTTATACCATTCGTTCTTTCTGAAGCTGAGCCTACCAGTTATGGTGATGAGAAATAA
- a CDS encoding biopolymer transporter ExbD, with the protein MAKFAKKRASTGAAISTASLPDIIFILLFFFMVVVKLRETNLKLKTVTPYATELTKLEKKSLVNTMYVGRPTAAFQEQYGTKPRLQLNDKIANLGEIPLFLERHKVKVPEGQRPGITTSLKIDGDVTMGFVTDVKTELRKAGQLKLNYSAKKRTERSGF; encoded by the coding sequence ATGGCTAAATTTGCAAAAAAAAGAGCTTCTACAGGGGCAGCTATTTCGACAGCTTCTCTACCGGATATCATATTTATACTTTTGTTTTTCTTTATGGTTGTTGTAAAACTTAGAGAAACCAATTTAAAGTTAAAAACTGTTACTCCTTACGCCACTGAATTAACAAAACTAGAGAAAAAATCTTTGGTTAACACAATGTATGTTGGACGGCCCACTGCAGCATTTCAGGAACAATATGGCACCAAACCTAGGTTGCAATTAAATGATAAAATAGCCAACCTTGGGGAAATTCCGTTATTTCTGGAAAGGCATAAGGTAAAAGTCCCAGAAGGACAGAGACCTGGTATCACTACCTCTTTGAAAATAGACGGTGATGTTACCATGGGATTTGTGACGGATGTGAAAACAGAGCTTAGAAAAGCAGGTCAACTTAAATTAAATTACTCTGCTAAAAAAAGAACCGAACGATCCGGATTTTAG
- a CDS encoding response regulator transcription factor, with protein sequence MKTIIVDDEPLALEILEEFVKKVPELKLIKKCQNAIEAGEALRKHEVDLIFLDIQMPQITGIEFAKSLTHPPKIIFTTAFSQYALDGFELNAVDYLLKPISFDRFLKAVNKALAQSGNGLLESEEPESGPDFIFVKADKKLIRLKYSEIQYVEGLKDYVIIKTDSGRIITLQTMKSLEEKLPTPNFMRIHRSYIVNLEKISAVVGNMVEVIEKGQPKLLPIGKNYREELERVVEKNRL encoded by the coding sequence ATGAAAACAATTATCGTGGACGATGAACCTCTGGCGCTTGAAATACTCGAAGAGTTTGTCAAAAAAGTGCCCGAACTAAAGCTGATCAAAAAATGTCAAAATGCGATTGAAGCTGGTGAGGCTTTGCGCAAACATGAAGTTGACCTTATATTTTTGGACATCCAGATGCCACAGATCACAGGGATCGAATTTGCAAAATCGCTTACACATCCCCCTAAAATTATTTTCACAACTGCCTTCAGTCAGTATGCACTAGATGGGTTTGAATTGAATGCTGTCGATTATTTGTTAAAACCGATCTCCTTTGATCGTTTTCTCAAAGCTGTCAACAAAGCCTTGGCTCAATCTGGCAATGGACTGCTGGAATCTGAGGAACCCGAAAGTGGACCTGACTTTATTTTTGTCAAAGCTGATAAAAAACTCATACGCTTAAAGTATAGTGAGATCCAATATGTAGAGGGCTTAAAAGATTATGTTATCATCAAGACGGACAGTGGACGCATCATCACTTTACAGACTATGAAAAGCCTCGAAGAGAAGCTACCTACTCCGAATTTTATGCGAATACACCGGTCCTATATCGTAAATCTTGAAAAGATCAGCGCTGTGGTGGGCAATATGGTTGAAGTCATTGAGAAAGGCCAACCTAAACTCCTGCCCATTGGAAAAAATTACCGTGAAGAACTGGAGCGTGTCGTCGAAAAGAATAGACTTTAA
- a CDS encoding histidine kinase yields the protein MELPSISLPKISTSKLWLHGSIWIVFLVLLILLDKNPYSLGLSVLYNGSRLMLYGVLIYINLNYLIPKYLNTNKLTIYFAGLLILALVATPLGTLVQYLLLVQYPQLQSHIQVQQGPLFLISMVFLIFSTSGKIIVDWFKQQQTMRDLETQNMQSELKFLKAQINPHFLFNTLNSLYALTIKKSDQAPEIVIKLSEMMRYMLYECNERRVSLEKEVNYIQNYLDLEALRQSNLVDIDFKVNGKVDHLKIAPLVFIPFLENSFKHGVNHQLSDAYVYVTLNVSANKIDFIIENSKSSGLPVILPKPQGGIGLINVRRRLELIYPGEHSIDIDDQPQAYTVHLSLNLDS from the coding sequence ATGGAGTTACCTAGTATTTCACTGCCAAAAATATCAACCTCTAAACTGTGGTTACATGGCTCGATATGGATCGTATTTCTTGTCTTGTTAATTTTATTAGATAAAAACCCTTATTCACTAGGTCTTTCTGTTTTATATAATGGCAGCCGATTAATGTTGTATGGAGTCCTCATATATATCAACCTTAACTACCTCATTCCCAAATACTTAAATACCAACAAGTTAACGATTTATTTCGCAGGTTTACTCATTCTCGCGTTAGTAGCTACTCCTTTAGGCACCCTGGTACAGTATCTATTACTAGTCCAGTACCCTCAGCTCCAGAGTCATATTCAAGTGCAACAAGGACCTCTTTTTTTGATTTCGATGGTATTCCTTATTTTCTCTACCAGCGGTAAAATTATAGTTGATTGGTTTAAGCAACAGCAGACTATGCGGGATCTTGAAACTCAAAACATGCAATCAGAGCTTAAATTTCTAAAAGCTCAGATAAATCCACATTTTTTGTTCAATACCCTGAATAGCCTCTACGCGCTCACTATTAAAAAGTCTGATCAAGCACCTGAAATAGTCATCAAACTCTCGGAAATGATGCGTTATATGCTCTATGAATGTAACGAAAGGCGGGTATCCCTTGAAAAAGAAGTGAATTATATTCAAAATTACCTGGATTTGGAAGCCTTGCGTCAAAGCAACCTTGTCGATATAGATTTTAAAGTAAATGGCAAGGTAGACCATCTAAAAATAGCGCCTTTGGTATTTATACCCTTCCTGGAAAATAGTTTCAAACATGGGGTCAATCATCAACTATCTGACGCCTACGTATATGTCACTTTGAATGTGAGTGCCAACAAAATAGATTTCATCATAGAAAACAGTAAATCAAGTGGACTGCCAGTCATTTTGCCCAAACCACAAGGAGGCATAGGACTTATTAATGTCCGGCGACGGCTCGAGTTGATCTATCCAGGGGAACATTCAATCGATATTGATGATCAACCTCAGGCTTATACTGTACATTTATCACTCAATTTAGATTCTTAA
- the folE gene encoding GTP cyclohydrolase I FolE: protein MAYKKTESYDEKVTLDLSAHYLKVLENLGENPLRDGLTKTPERVAKAMQYLTKGYQEDGAQILRSAMFEEKYSEMVIVKDIELYSLCEHHMLPFIGKAHVAYIPNGKIVGLSKIPRIVDVFARRLQVQERLTDEILHCINNTLHPLGVAVVIEAMHLCMMMRGVQKQNSVTTTSAFVGEFKNAETRTEFLNLISVKLS, encoded by the coding sequence ATGGCGTACAAAAAAACTGAATCTTATGATGAGAAGGTCACTCTGGATCTTTCGGCACATTATCTCAAAGTTTTAGAAAACCTTGGTGAAAATCCTTTGAGAGATGGTTTGACCAAAACTCCGGAACGAGTGGCCAAGGCTATGCAATACCTTACAAAAGGATACCAGGAGGATGGAGCTCAAATATTGAGATCAGCCATGTTTGAAGAAAAATATTCTGAAATGGTCATTGTCAAAGATATTGAGTTGTATTCTTTGTGCGAGCATCATATGCTTCCATTCATAGGTAAAGCTCATGTTGCTTATATACCTAATGGAAAAATCGTCGGTTTAAGTAAGATTCCGCGTATCGTAGATGTATTCGCACGGAGACTACAGGTACAAGAGCGACTGACTGATGAAATATTACACTGTATAAATAATACTTTACATCCTCTGGGGGTTGCTGTAGTCATAGAGGCAATGCATCTATGTATGATGATGAGGGGGGTGCAGAAGCAAAACTCTGTGACTACGACTTCAGCATTTGTAGGAGAATTTAAAAATGCTGAAACCCGAACCGAATTTTTAAACCTGATCAGCGTTAAACTCTCCTGA